From Sphingobacteriales bacterium:
GCGTGGATAATGTTTTTTGGGTTTTTTCTTGTAACACAAAGAAGCGGAACCGGGACATGAGATTATAAGCAATCATCACAAAGATTAGTGCTGCTTCTGTTGCAAAAAAACCTTTTAAATTAAAACTTTCTGCTCCAAAATCGTTCTTGAGTTCTTTTATTCGGTTCTCGGCATCGCCTCTAGCGCTATAGCTTCTCCAAATGTCGGTGGCACTATGTTTTAAATTGGTAAAATAGGCTGAATATCGGTAGTTTCTATGCAGTTCGTCTTCGGGAAATAGCGACAGTATTTTTCCGGGTGCATTAGGTCTTTGCTGAATTTTTTGCCTCACAATGACTATTCTTCTTTCTTGCTTCGAGTTATAAGTTTTGTAGGTTTTGCTGCATATTTCTATGCCGTCATCTACCGAAACCCACGCCTGATAGCTGTAAATGAGGTGTTGTATTGGGTGGGTAAACTTGGCGGTAACGATGTAATCTAAGGTGTTTTGTTCTAAATAATCGAACCAAATTAAGCGACAAGAGGGAAAAAAGTCACAAATTAATTTGATGATTAACCCTAATATTGCCGTAAATTTAGACAAGAGTTTTTTTTTCTCATAATCAGATACTCCCATGAAAAAGAACTTATTTAAGGGCAATATTTTTGTTTTCGTATGTACTTTAATGGCTTCTATTTATGGCCAAGCCCAAACTAAAATTTTTAGTTTGTTTTCAGAGAATTTTGAAAAACCTAAGTATTTTCAATTTCAATTA
This genomic window contains:
- a CDS encoding transposase, with the protein product MWFDYLEQNTLDYIVTAKFTHPIQHLIYSYQAWVSVDDGIEICSKTYKTYNSKQERRIVIVRQKIQQRPNAPGKILSLFPEDELHRNYRYSAYFTNLKHSATDIWRSYSARGDAENRIKELKNDFGAESFNLKGFFATEAALIFVMIAYNLMSRFRFFVLQEKTQKTLSTLRYRVFAIGAYFEKVNGALKLKIALTKKRRKWFAALWDYPIDFNPKNPIAYFG